CCCCAACGGGCCGGAATCTCCGAAAGAGGATGTCCGCACTCCCGCGGAGGGGGCGGTTCCGCCCCCGTCCGAACCCGAGTCGGCGCCTCCGCCGTCCGCCCCGACGCCAGCCGGATCGGATGCGCTTCCCCCATCTTGGACGCCGACACCGGAACCCGCCACTCCGCCCTCGGCCGAGGAAGGGGGAGAGGTCGCCGGACGAACCGGATCCGCCGGGGGCGAGAAACTCCTGGTCTTCGTCCTTCATCGGGAAAAGTACGCCATTCCCATCCACGACATCACCCTCATCATCGACGAGCGCGACATCACGCCCATCCCCAACGCCCCCCCCTATCTCAAGGGAATCCTGACGCTCCGCGGAAAGATCGTGAACGTCCTCGACGTCGCCGCCCGGCTGGGGATCCACCGCCCTTCCGACCCCGAGGGTAGAAAGATCGTGATCCTGGATATGGGAGCGGACCAATTCGGGCTCCTGGTGGACGGGATCGAGCAGCTGGTGGAGGTGGACGTGCAGTCCCTCGAACCCCCGCCGGACGGGTTCCGGCCCGTCATCCAGGAGTACGTAGAGGGTGTCTTCCACCACGGCGGCCGGGCCGTCGCGTTCCTGAATCTCCCCCTCTTCCTCACCTTCGAGCTCTGACCCGGAGGCCGTATGTACGTCCACTGCCCCTACTGCCTCAAGCGGTACAAACTCCCCGCCGACCACGCCAAGCTCCTCCGGGTTCACTGCCGGGGATGCGGGAGGGAGTTCCTTTCGAATCCAACCGAGGCTCACAGGCACGAATTGGAGGGCCAGGGCCACGTCGCCACGGCCGTCGTGGCGGACATCCAGCGGGATTTTCGGAATTTCGTGATCGACGTCATGAGGCGCCAGGGTTTCGGCCTGGTGATGGCGGAAGACGGATATACGGCCCTGGAAGCGGTAACCGAGAGGCGGCCTGACCTGCTCCTGGTGAACCCCTACCTGCCCGGGCTCATGGGGGTCGACCTGATCGCCCGCCTCCGGGAACTTGGACGCTCCCCGAAGGCCATTCTTCTGATGGGCGCCATCCATAGTTCTCGTCGCTACCACCGCCGCCCCGAGTCCCTGTACGGCGCCGACGATTATCTCGAAGAGGGGTACACCGAGCAGGCGGTCCTTCAGAAGCTGGCCTACCATCTCCACCTCCCCCTGGCGGTCGACGGTTCCTCGCCAGGCTCAAAGGACACCGAGTCCCTTCGCCTGGCCCGCAGCGTCTTCGCGGACCTGATGGTCTACCACCCGGAAAAGATGGCCCGAATCAAGGACGCCCCCGGGTTTTTCGCGGCCTTTCCCCAGGAGGCCTCGGAGGCGCGACGGTATCTCGAGGGCAAGAAACCGGGCGCAGGGGAACTCCTGTCGGAAGTGGTGAACCAGTACGTCGCCTGGTCGGCGGCGAGAGGAGGGGGGCGATGATCGAGGCCCTGCGCTCTCAGGCCCGGGCTCCGGACGCGGAGACGCGGCGTAAGGCGGCCCTCGGCCTCGGGGAATCCCGCAGCGCGGAGGCCCTGGCTCTCCTGGATGGCCTGCTGGGAGACCCGAATTGGAGGGTGCGCAAGGCCGCCGTGGAATCTCTCCTCCTCTACCCGGGACAGGAGACGCTTCCGATCCTCTTCGGCGCCCTGTACGATTCCGAAAACGCCGGCAAGCGCAATTCGGCGGTCGAGGCCCTCGTCAAAATCGGTCCCCAGGTTCTCCCCAGCGTCTACGACCAGCTCGTGGAAGGGGACCTCGACGTCAAGCTCGCCCTGGTCACACTGCTCGGGGAGATCCCCTCCCGAACGTCCGCGCCCCATTTGATCTACTACCTGAGCCACGAGAACAAGAACATCATTTCGGCGGCCATCACGAGCCTGGGTCAGCTCCGGGACACGGGCAGCCTGCCCGTCCTCTTCGACATCTTCCGGCGGGAGGATGACTGGCTCTGGTACCACCTCATCGAGGCCCTGAGCCACATCGGGGGCCCCCAGGCCACCGCCAAGCTGATGGACCTGTACGAGGATCGGAAGTTCCGGAAGGCCGTCCTCAAGTCCTTCGGAAAGATGTCCGACCTCACCGTGGTCCCTTTCCTGCTGGAGAGGGCTCGGGGGGGCGAGACCCCTCTCGGCGACCTGATGGACACCCTCGGGCGCCTGCACCACTCGGGCATCCCCGCTCCCCTTCTCCCGCGACACCAGGCGGAACTCGCCCGGTTGATCCGGAGCCACTTCCCGATGGAGCTTCTCGAGCCCCTCGACAGGGCCTGGCCCGAGTCCAAGGCTCCCGAACGGCGGGGAATGATCGCGGTGGCCGGGGCCCTGGGCGATCTGAGCCTCCTGGACAGGGTCCTGGACGAACTCGACAACGTCTACCTCCAGAAGGACGCCTATGCCGCCGCGACGGCTTACGGCCAGTCGGCCACCCGCGCCGTGGTTCAGCGCCTCAGCCGTGCGGTGGATCTCAACCAGCGGGTGCTCCTGATCCGCCTCCTTGGAAAGACCGGCGGTCCGGAAGCGGTGGTCCCCCTCCTGAGCCAGGCCCGGGAGGAGGATGTCCAGGTTCGCATGGAGGCCCTCTCCGCCCTGGGGGAACTGGACGACCCGCGCGCCCTCCAGGAACTCATTGGCGTGCTCAGGGAGCCCGATTCGACCTTTCATGAGACGGCCCTCCAGGCGCTCCGCTCCATGGCCAGGCGCAACCCGGCCCACCGGAATCGCCTGGCCGAGGTGGGTCGCAAAATGACCGAGGAGGAGGAGGAAGGCGTCCGCCGAGCCGGCTACCTCCTGCTGTCCGAGGGCCTCGGCACCGACACCTCCGAGCTGCTCCCCGGTCTTCGGGACGCCTCCCCAGCCGTCCGTAGGACCGTCGTCCGCCTGGTGGCCGAACGGGCCGGATCCACGTCCTTCGAACCCCTCCTTCCCCTCCTGGGGGACCCGGATCCGAAAGTCCGACGCACGGCCGTATCCGCCCTCGGCCGAGAGCTTCTCGCCCGCCAGCGCGAGACCCTCATGACCCTCCTGACGGACCCCGATGTCTGGGTTCGCTCCGAGGCGGCGGTCCACCTGGCGCAAAGCACGGTCCCCCAGGTGGCCGAGGCCCTGCTCAAGGTCCTGGAGGAGGACGGCCTTCCCGTTCAGTTGGGGGCCCTCAAGGGACTCGGAGAAGTGGGGTGCGGGGCCCTCTTTCCACAGGTCATGGCTCTCGCCCGGCGGAGCGACGCCCCCCTGGAGATCCGGAGGGCGGCCCTCGGTGCCCTGGCCCGGTCCCACCGTCCGGACGCCCTGCGCGTTCTGGAGGAGGCGCTGGACGACGTCCACTGGGAAATCCGGTCCACGGCCATCGAACTGATGGGGTCCTCCCAGGACGACCGCTACCTTCCCTTCCTGCTGAAGGAGTTGGAGCACGATCCGGATCCGCTGGTCAAGCAGACCGTGATCCAGGCCCTGGTGTCCCTCCGGGCCGTGCAGGCCGTCCCCCGCATGCTGAACTACCTGACGGACCCGGTCCTCAAGGACGCCGCCTTCTCTTTCTTCCTCAGCCTCGGGCGGGAGAACCAGCGGTTGATCGAACACGAGGCCCAATCGGTGGACTTTCAGACCAAACTCATCCTCATCGAAATCCTCAAGCACCTGGAGAACTCCTAGACGATGGCCCTTTGGGAGAGCGGCGCACCGGAGCGGAACCTCCTCGACGACGAGCTGTTCCGACTCTACTGCAAGCTCGTGCACGACGAGCTGGGGCTCTCCTTCGGGCCCTCCAGCCGGTTCTTTTTCGAAAAGCGGCTGGAAAACCGCCTCGAGGCGCTGGGTGGGCTCTCCCCCATGGACTACTACCACTACCTGCAGTTCGATCCGGACCGGCTGCAGGAGTGGGACCGGCTCATCTCGCTGATCACCACCAACGAGACCTATTTCATGCGCGAGGAGCGCCAGCTCCAGTGCTTCGTCAAGGACATCGTCCCGCGCTTGAAGGAGGCCAGGCCGGGCCAGCGGATCCGCATCTGGAGCGCCGGCTGTTCCAGCGGGGAGGAACCTTACTCCGTCGCCATCCTCCTCGCGGAATCCGGCCTGTGGACCGACGGGGGCTTTGAAATCCTGGGGACGGACATCAACACGCGAGTCCTGGCCCGAGCCAAGGAAGGGATCTATTCCGAAAGCTCCTTCCGAGGCGTGGATTCGTCCTTCAAGGCGCGCTGGTTCCAATCGGAAGGTCCCGGAAAGTACCGACTCCGCGAGGAGGTCCGACGCCGCGTCCAGTTTTCCCGCTTCAACCTCTTCGAGACGGAGCGCTACGGCCTTCTCCTGCCCTTTGACGTGATTTTCTGCCGCAACGTCATTATCTATTTCGACATGGACGCCAAGGTTCGGGTCATGGAGCGATTCCACGAGAAACTTCGAGAGGGGGGCTTCCTTCTCCTGGGGCACTCCGAGAGCCTCATATCGGTTACGGACAGGTTCCGACTGATCCACCTCCCCACGGACCTCGTCTACACCAAGGAGGCTCCGTGAGACCGATCCGCGTCCTCGTCGTGGACGACTCGTCCTTCAATCGCAAAATCATCTCCGAGATCCTCGAGGGCTCGGGACAGGTCGAGGTGGTGGGTAAGGCCTTCGACGGTGAGGATGCCCTTCAGAAGATCCTCCGTCTCCAACCCGATGTCATGACCCTCGACCTGGAAATGCCCAACATGGACGGCTTCGCGGTCCTGAGATGGGTGATGGCCAACCGGCCCATGCCGGTGATCGTGGTGTCGGCCCGGGAATCGGACCGTTCGGTCTTCAAGGCCCTGGACTTGGGCGCCGTGGATTTCGTGGTCAAACCCACGCGCACAGCCTCCCCAGAATTGAAGAACATGGAGGCGGAACTCCTCGCGAAGATCCTCTCCATCCCGTCCCTCAAGCTAGACAGGGTCCGCAAGCGGCTCGACGCCGCCGCCCCCATGCCGCCCGATCCCCCGCCCCAGGCCCGGGGCGCCCGGAGGGCGGAGGTGGTGGCCCTGGCGGCTTCCACCGGCGGACCGCCCGCCGTCCAGAGGATCCTGCAGGGCCTGTCCAAGAAGATCCTGTCGCCGATCCTGGTTTGCCAGCACATGCCCCCCGTCTTCACCCGGCTTTTTGCCGAACGCCTCCAGGGGCTTACGGGCAGGACGGTTCACGAGGCGGTGGACGGGGAGGTGCTTGCGTCCCGGACCGTCTACATCGCCCCGGGAGGCAGGCAGACCCGCCTGGGGCATCAGGGACAGCAGGTCGTCCTCCGCGTGACCGAACGCCGGGCCGAAGACCGCTTCGCCCCCTGCGCCAACATCCTCCTGGCCAGCCTGGCCGAAATATACGGCAAGAACTGCCTTTGCGCCGTGCTGACCGGAATGGGGGACGACGGGACCGAGGGCGCCCGGGCCGTCCATGGGGCGGGAGGCATCGTCCTGGCCGAGAGCGAGACTTCCGCCGTCATCTACGGAATGCCCAAGGAGGTGGTCCGGGCCGGCGTGGCGGACCACGTGGGCGACCTGGAAGGCATCACCGATCTCATCAACCGAAACGCCATCCTGGAAGAAAATTCGTTGCAATCGCCCTGACCCTGTGGTACAAACCTCCCCAGACGGGATCCTGCGATGCCAGAAGACCACAGCGACGTATTCAAGAAGAGCCAGGAATTCCTTCAGATGCTGTCCAAGCAGAAGGAATTCATCCAGGATCTCTTGAAGGAAAACGAGCGGCTCCGGTTTCAGGTCGCCTCCCTCCAGTCCCATACGGGGGAGAACCGAGGCCTGGAAGCGGAGCTGGAGCACCTCCGGAAGCGCCTGGAGGCGGTGGAACGGGAGAAGCGCGAGCTGGAAACGGCTTTCCAGCGGGTCGAGGAGGAGAACAAGGACTTCGCCCAGCGGTACGTGGAGGTGGAGGAGCAGAACAACAACCTGGCCAACTTGTATGTCGCCTCCTACCAGCTCCATTCCACGCTGGATTTCCAGGAAGTGGTCCAGATCGTCATGGAGATCATCATCAACCTCATCGGGGCCGAGGTTTTCTCCATCATGCTTCTGGACGAAAAGACCAACGAGCTGGGTACCATCGCCCACGAAGGATACGACGAAGGCCAGGTCTTCCCCTCCGTGCGGATCGGGGAAGGCATCCTGGGGCGGGTGGCCAAGTCCGGGGAGCCTTACTACATCAACCAGGCCGGCACCGGGTACAGCGTGGACTTTGAACACCCCATCGCGTGCATCCCGCTGAAGATCAAGGAGAACGTTATCGGCGTCATCAACATCGGCAAGCTCCTCGTTCAGAAGGATGCCTTCACCGCCGTGGACTACGAGCTCTTCTCCCTGCTCGCCGCCCACGCCGCCACAGCCGTCTTCTCCAGCAAGCTCTATTCCCAATCCGAGCGGAAACTGAACACCATTCAGGGCTTCCTGGACTTGCTGACCACGCCCGTCGCGAAAGGGTGAGGGGGTACGGTATGGAAGGGTTGCGCTTTCTGGTCGTGGAAGACTCCCCCACCATGCGGCAGCTCATTTCCTTCTCCCTCAAGCGCTTCAAGGGTTGCACCATCCTGGAGGCGGTGGACGGCGTGGATGCCTTGAAGAAACTGCAAACGGAAGATGTGGACATGGTGCTGACGGACATCAACATGCCGGTCATGGACGGCCTGAAGCTCGTTTCCCTCATCCGGCAAAACCC
This region of Acidobacteriota bacterium genomic DNA includes:
- a CDS encoding response regulator, producing MEGLRFLVVEDSPTMRQLISFSLKRFKGCTILEAVDGVDALKKLQTEDVDMVLTDINMPVMDGLKLVSLIRQNPKTRALPIVIITTEGAKEDRERGLALGANAYISKPIQSSNLQKIITDLLEQTMPGALS
- a CDS encoding HEAT repeat domain-containing protein, with translation MIEALRSQARAPDAETRRKAALGLGESRSAEALALLDGLLGDPNWRVRKAAVESLLLYPGQETLPILFGALYDSENAGKRNSAVEALVKIGPQVLPSVYDQLVEGDLDVKLALVTLLGEIPSRTSAPHLIYYLSHENKNIISAAITSLGQLRDTGSLPVLFDIFRREDDWLWYHLIEALSHIGGPQATAKLMDLYEDRKFRKAVLKSFGKMSDLTVVPFLLERARGGETPLGDLMDTLGRLHHSGIPAPLLPRHQAELARLIRSHFPMELLEPLDRAWPESKAPERRGMIAVAGALGDLSLLDRVLDELDNVYLQKDAYAAATAYGQSATRAVVQRLSRAVDLNQRVLLIRLLGKTGGPEAVVPLLSQAREEDVQVRMEALSALGELDDPRALQELIGVLREPDSTFHETALQALRSMARRNPAHRNRLAEVGRKMTEEEEEGVRRAGYLLLSEGLGTDTSELLPGLRDASPAVRRTVVRLVAERAGSTSFEPLLPLLGDPDPKVRRTAVSALGRELLARQRETLMTLLTDPDVWVRSEAAVHLAQSTVPQVAEALLKVLEEDGLPVQLGALKGLGEVGCGALFPQVMALARRSDAPLEIRRAALGALARSHRPDALRVLEEALDDVHWEIRSTAIELMGSSQDDRYLPFLLKELEHDPDPLVKQTVIQALVSLRAVQAVPRMLNYLTDPVLKDAAFSFFLSLGRENQRLIEHEAQSVDFQTKLILIEILKHLENS
- a CDS encoding chemotaxis protein CheW; the protein is PNGPESPKEDVRTPAEGAVPPPSEPESAPPPSAPTPAGSDALPPSWTPTPEPATPPSAEEGGEVAGRTGSAGGEKLLVFVLHREKYAIPIHDITLIIDERDITPIPNAPPYLKGILTLRGKIVNVLDVAARLGIHRPSDPEGRKIVILDMGADQFGLLVDGIEQLVEVDVQSLEPPPDGFRPVIQEYVEGVFHHGGRAVAFLNLPLFLTFEL
- a CDS encoding GAF domain-containing protein, whose translation is MPEDHSDVFKKSQEFLQMLSKQKEFIQDLLKENERLRFQVASLQSHTGENRGLEAELEHLRKRLEAVEREKRELETAFQRVEEENKDFAQRYVEVEEQNNNLANLYVASYQLHSTLDFQEVVQIVMEIIINLIGAEVFSIMLLDEKTNELGTIAHEGYDEGQVFPSVRIGEGILGRVAKSGEPYYINQAGTGYSVDFEHPIACIPLKIKENVIGVINIGKLLVQKDAFTAVDYELFSLLAAHAATAVFSSKLYSQSERKLNTIQGFLDLLTTPVAKG
- a CDS encoding protein-glutamate O-methyltransferase CheR, whose protein sequence is MALWESGAPERNLLDDELFRLYCKLVHDELGLSFGPSSRFFFEKRLENRLEALGGLSPMDYYHYLQFDPDRLQEWDRLISLITTNETYFMREERQLQCFVKDIVPRLKEARPGQRIRIWSAGCSSGEEPYSVAILLAESGLWTDGGFEILGTDINTRVLARAKEGIYSESSFRGVDSSFKARWFQSEGPGKYRLREEVRRRVQFSRFNLFETERYGLLLPFDVIFCRNVIIYFDMDAKVRVMERFHEKLREGGFLLLGHSESLISVTDRFRLIHLPTDLVYTKEAP
- the cheB gene encoding chemotaxis-specific protein-glutamate methyltransferase CheB gives rise to the protein MRPIRVLVVDDSSFNRKIISEILEGSGQVEVVGKAFDGEDALQKILRLQPDVMTLDLEMPNMDGFAVLRWVMANRPMPVIVVSARESDRSVFKALDLGAVDFVVKPTRTASPELKNMEAELLAKILSIPSLKLDRVRKRLDAAAPMPPDPPPQARGARRAEVVALAASTGGPPAVQRILQGLSKKILSPILVCQHMPPVFTRLFAERLQGLTGRTVHEAVDGEVLASRTVYIAPGGRQTRLGHQGQQVVLRVTERRAEDRFAPCANILLASLAEIYGKNCLCAVLTGMGDDGTEGARAVHGAGGIVLAESETSAVIYGMPKEVVRAGVADHVGDLEGITDLINRNAILEENSLQSP
- a CDS encoding response regulator, coding for MYVHCPYCLKRYKLPADHAKLLRVHCRGCGREFLSNPTEAHRHELEGQGHVATAVVADIQRDFRNFVIDVMRRQGFGLVMAEDGYTALEAVTERRPDLLLVNPYLPGLMGVDLIARLRELGRSPKAILLMGAIHSSRRYHRRPESLYGADDYLEEGYTEQAVLQKLAYHLHLPLAVDGSSPGSKDTESLRLARSVFADLMVYHPEKMARIKDAPGFFAAFPQEASEARRYLEGKKPGAGELLSEVVNQYVAWSAARGGGR